The following proteins are co-located in the Nocardioides piscis genome:
- a CDS encoding SDR family NAD(P)-dependent oxidoreductase: protein MSRSLPVRALDTAMDRTLVLGYTRIGLGVRRSLPGWPDDPRPGALTGRHCLVTGASSGLGIATAEGLAALGAQVHLVVRDEEKGARVRDEIVARQPTADLRVWRCDVGDLVDVRRFAAEVAAELPAVHAVVHNAGVMPPTRSDSAQGHELSMAVHVLGPVVMTEELLPVLGGGRVVLVSSGGMYSQRLEADDPEFRRGDYSPTAAYARSKRMQVEMLPLLADRWSLDSITTSAMHPGWADTPGVQESLPRFRSLTRPLLRDNEEGADTSVWLVGAEPAPASGRFWHDRRARPVHLLPTTRASEPDRARAWAWLKESAGLDETPA from the coding sequence ATGAGCCGGTCCCTCCCTGTCCGGGCCCTCGACACGGCCATGGACCGCACGCTGGTCCTCGGCTACACCCGGATCGGCCTGGGCGTCCGCCGGTCGCTCCCCGGCTGGCCGGACGATCCGCGCCCCGGAGCCCTGACCGGTCGCCACTGCCTGGTGACGGGAGCGAGCTCCGGCCTGGGGATCGCCACGGCCGAGGGCCTGGCCGCGCTGGGGGCGCAGGTCCACCTCGTCGTCCGGGACGAGGAGAAGGGCGCGCGGGTCCGCGACGAGATCGTCGCCCGGCAGCCCACCGCCGACCTGCGCGTGTGGCGCTGCGACGTCGGCGACCTCGTCGACGTACGCCGATTCGCCGCCGAGGTCGCAGCCGAGCTCCCGGCCGTGCACGCCGTCGTGCACAACGCCGGTGTGATGCCGCCGACCCGCAGCGACTCGGCGCAGGGCCACGAGCTGAGCATGGCCGTGCACGTCCTGGGCCCGGTGGTGATGACCGAGGAGCTGCTGCCGGTCCTCGGCGGTGGGCGCGTGGTGCTGGTGAGCAGCGGCGGGATGTATTCGCAGCGGCTCGAGGCGGACGACCCCGAGTTCCGCCGCGGCGACTACTCACCCACGGCCGCCTATGCGCGGTCCAAGCGGATGCAGGTGGAGATGCTGCCGCTGCTGGCCGACCGCTGGTCGCTCGACTCGATCACCACCTCCGCCATGCACCCCGGCTGGGCCGACACCCCGGGTGTGCAGGAGTCACTGCCGCGCTTCCGGTCGCTGACCCGGCCGCTGCTGCGCGACAACGAGGAGGGCGCCGACACCAGCGTCTGGCTCGTCGGCGCCGAGCCGGCCCCGGCCAGCGGGCGGTTCTGGCACGACCGGCGTGCTCGACCGGTCCACCTGCTGCCCACCACCCGCGCCTCCGAGCCCGACCGGGCCCGCGCCTGGGCATGGCTCAAGGAGTCGGCCGGGCTCGACGAGACCCCGGCGTAG
- a CDS encoding class I SAM-dependent methyltransferase — protein MSKHEHRADLPGHQHQSPVEADEWDERYGEDQMWSGMPNEQLVVEVSELAPGTALDVGCGEGADAIWLAERGWRVTAIDVSAKALGRATRAAAAAGTEVEWRQVGLEGAGASTYDLVSVFYPALLRGDGAIITTLLDAVAPGGTLLVVHHAHVDRERAREHGFDPDDYVRHEDLVAALTDRPGWVVEIAEQRARTAPDGPGAHHHTDSVLRARRA, from the coding sequence ATGAGCAAGCACGAGCATCGCGCCGACCTGCCCGGCCACCAGCACCAGTCGCCCGTCGAGGCGGACGAGTGGGACGAGCGCTACGGCGAGGACCAGATGTGGAGCGGGATGCCCAACGAGCAGCTGGTGGTCGAGGTCAGTGAGCTGGCGCCCGGCACCGCCCTCGACGTCGGCTGCGGCGAGGGCGCCGACGCGATCTGGCTCGCCGAGCGCGGCTGGCGGGTGACCGCGATCGACGTGTCCGCCAAGGCCCTGGGCCGCGCCACCCGCGCCGCTGCGGCTGCCGGCACGGAGGTCGAGTGGCGACAGGTCGGGCTCGAGGGGGCCGGCGCATCGACGTACGACCTGGTGAGCGTGTTCTATCCCGCACTGCTGCGCGGCGACGGCGCGATCATCACCACGCTGCTCGACGCGGTCGCGCCCGGCGGGACGCTGCTGGTCGTCCACCACGCCCACGTCGACCGGGAGCGGGCCCGCGAGCACGGCTTCGACCCCGACGACTACGTCAGGCACGAGGACCTCGTGGCCGCCCTGACGGATCGGCCCGGCTGGGTGGTGGAGATCGCCGAGCAGCGTGCGCGTACGGCGCCCGACGGCCCTGGCGCGCACCACCACACCGACAGCGTGCTGAGGGCTCGCCGAGCCTGA
- a CDS encoding aldo/keto reductase family protein — protein sequence MEFRYLGNSGLKISEITYGNWLTHGSQVENEVAAQCVQAALDEGISTFDTADVYANTAAETVLGEALKGERRESLEIFTKVYWPTGPGGKNDTGLSRKHIMESINGSLTRLQTDYVDLYQAHRFDTETPLEETMQAFADVVRQGKALYIGVSEWTADQIRAGVELARDLNVQLISSQPQYSMLWRVIEDEVVPTCSELGVSQIVWSPIAQGVLTGKYLPGQPLPEGSRATDEKGGADFIKRFLRDDVLTRVQQLKPIADDAGLTLAQLAVAWVLQNDNVASALVGASRPEQVSENVKAAGVKLDADAMAAIDDVLGETVERDPGKTAENAPRTRVV from the coding sequence ATGGAGTTTCGATACCTCGGCAACAGCGGGCTCAAGATCTCGGAGATCACCTATGGCAACTGGTTGACCCACGGGTCTCAGGTGGAGAACGAGGTCGCTGCCCAGTGCGTGCAGGCAGCCCTCGACGAGGGGATCTCGACGTTCGACACCGCCGACGTCTATGCCAACACGGCGGCGGAGACCGTGCTCGGTGAGGCGCTCAAGGGTGAGCGCCGCGAGTCGCTGGAGATCTTCACCAAGGTCTACTGGCCCACCGGACCCGGCGGCAAGAACGACACCGGTCTCTCCCGCAAGCACATCATGGAGTCGATCAACGGCTCCCTGACCCGGTTGCAGACCGACTACGTCGACCTCTACCAGGCCCACCGGTTCGACACCGAGACGCCGCTCGAGGAGACGATGCAGGCCTTCGCCGACGTCGTGCGCCAGGGCAAGGCGCTCTACATCGGGGTCTCGGAGTGGACGGCCGACCAGATCCGCGCCGGCGTCGAGCTGGCCCGCGACCTCAACGTCCAGCTCATCTCGAGCCAGCCGCAGTATTCGATGCTCTGGCGGGTGATCGAGGACGAGGTCGTCCCGACGTGCTCCGAGCTCGGGGTCTCGCAGATCGTGTGGAGCCCCATCGCCCAGGGTGTGCTGACGGGGAAGTATCTCCCCGGGCAGCCGCTCCCCGAGGGCTCGCGCGCCACCGACGAGAAGGGTGGCGCCGACTTCATCAAGCGCTTCCTGCGCGACGACGTGCTGACCCGGGTCCAGCAGCTCAAGCCGATCGCCGACGACGCCGGCCTGACCCTGGCCCAGCTCGCGGTCGCCTGGGTCCTGCAGAACGACAACGTCGCCTCCGCGCTGGTCGGCGCCTCGCGGCCCGAGCAGGTCAGTGAGAACGTCAAGGCCGCCGGGGTGAAGCTCGATGCCGACGCCATGGCCGCGATCGACGACGTGCTCGGTGAGACTGTCGAGCGCGACCCGGGCAAGACGGCCGAGAACGCGCCCAGGACCCGGGTGGTCTAG
- a CDS encoding SRPBCC family protein, whose product MPVTDVKHDMDNLTLTIVADFAAPPTRIWEVYADPRQLERVWGPPTYPATFVDHSLTPGSRCTYYMTSPEGEKYAGYWDVTETNEPSDFSFDDGFADADLNPDPSMPVGRNVYTFTEHAGGTRATYVATYASAEALQKVLDMGMVEGATSAINQIDDLVAS is encoded by the coding sequence ATGCCCGTCACCGACGTCAAGCACGACATGGACAACCTGACCCTGACCATCGTGGCCGACTTCGCGGCCCCGCCGACGCGGATCTGGGAGGTGTATGCCGACCCACGCCAGCTCGAGCGGGTGTGGGGTCCGCCCACCTACCCGGCCACGTTCGTCGACCACTCGCTGACCCCCGGGTCGCGGTGCACCTACTACATGACCTCACCCGAGGGCGAGAAGTACGCCGGCTACTGGGACGTCACCGAGACCAACGAGCCCTCGGACTTCAGCTTCGACGACGGCTTCGCCGACGCGGATCTCAACCCCGACCCGAGCATGCCGGTCGGCAGGAACGTCTACACCTTCACCGAGCACGCGGGCGGCACCCGCGCGACCTACGTCGCCACCTACGCCTCCGCCGAGGCACTGCAGAAGGTGCTCGACATGGGCATGGTCGAGGGCGCCACGTCGGCGATCAACCAGATCGACGACCTCGTCGCGAGCTGA
- a CDS encoding ArsR/SmtB family transcription factor, whose protein sequence is MSKRIDQQEDAADAMFHALADRTRRDILRRVLAGEHSVSALAASYDMSFAAVQKHVAVLEKAGLVTKRRSGREALASGDVEAVRSVRSMLLELEAVWRGRIARIDELIAEPNPHERNE, encoded by the coding sequence GTGAGCAAGCGCATCGACCAGCAGGAGGACGCGGCAGACGCCATGTTCCACGCGCTGGCCGACCGCACCCGGCGCGACATCCTGCGGCGCGTGCTGGCCGGTGAACACTCGGTCTCCGCGCTCGCGGCGTCCTACGACATGAGCTTCGCCGCGGTGCAGAAGCACGTCGCCGTGCTGGAGAAGGCCGGCCTGGTCACCAAGCGGCGCAGCGGCCGGGAGGCGCTGGCCAGTGGCGACGTGGAGGCCGTGCGGTCCGTGCGCTCGATGCTCCTCGAGCTCGAGGCCGTCTGGCGCGGTCGCATCGCCCGGATCGACGAACTGATCGCAGAACCCAACCCACACGAGAGGAACGAGTGA
- a CDS encoding NADPH-dependent F420 reductase, translating to MKVTVLGTGMVGRAIALGLAGLGHDVVVGTRDAAASLARTETDDFGTWASMHSEIEVAPYAEASRGAELVVNALNGQAAIAGLEAARIADGTVLLDISNPLDFSGDHLRLFMGNDDSLGELIQREFETLRVVKSLNTMTADVMVDPSRIADGDFTTFVSGNDDAAKAQVISLLTALGHRDVIDLGDISTARGTEALMLIWVRLMGPIGTPYFSFKIAR from the coding sequence GTGAAGGTCACCGTCCTGGGCACCGGCATGGTCGGGCGCGCGATCGCGCTGGGGTTGGCCGGGCTCGGCCACGACGTCGTGGTCGGCACGCGCGACGCGGCCGCCAGTCTCGCCCGCACCGAGACCGACGACTTCGGCACCTGGGCCTCGATGCACAGCGAGATCGAGGTGGCGCCGTATGCCGAGGCGAGCCGTGGCGCCGAGCTGGTGGTCAACGCCCTCAACGGCCAGGCGGCCATCGCCGGCCTGGAGGCGGCCAGGATCGCCGACGGCACCGTGCTTCTCGACATCTCCAACCCGCTGGACTTCTCGGGCGACCACCTGCGGCTGTTCATGGGCAACGACGACTCGTTGGGCGAGCTCATCCAGCGGGAGTTCGAGACGCTGCGGGTGGTCAAGTCGCTCAACACGATGACCGCGGACGTCATGGTCGACCCGAGCCGGATCGCCGACGGCGACTTCACCACGTTCGTCTCCGGCAACGACGACGCGGCCAAGGCACAGGTCATCTCGCTGCTGACGGCGCTCGGCCACCGTGACGTCATCGACCTCGGCGACATCAGCACCGCGCGCGGGACCGAGGCGCTGATGCTGATCTGGGTCAGGCTGATGGGACCGATCGGCACGCCCTACTTCAGCTTCAAGATCGCGCGCTAG
- a CDS encoding WXG100 family type VII secretion target, translated as MSGRAAAGIEGQLGALGQEVAALMRPLLAPLVEKWEDVTGDHEQVHDTALRWRAMSRAVSEVARDGRVSAALVVGEWEGVAHDAFDRTVSEVVEDLDELAERTGEVADLLDRAAVAVREAELVVADLVRELVEWAAVSLAVSAVTGLVTLGASAAAGAAAAAAKAGVVGARIAARLQHLAVELRRIERLLDAYQSWVKSLGRGRKQLARAAERAAVKVVTPLDADVRRPTLQLVAIRAEQEGLAEPGPGDRRALSPG; from the coding sequence ATGAGCGGCCGCGCGGCGGCTGGGATCGAGGGCCAGCTCGGAGCGCTCGGCCAGGAGGTCGCCGCTCTCATGCGCCCGCTGCTCGCGCCCCTGGTGGAGAAGTGGGAAGACGTCACCGGCGACCACGAACAGGTCCACGACACTGCGTTGCGTTGGCGGGCGATGTCGCGGGCCGTGTCCGAGGTCGCGCGCGACGGGCGCGTGTCGGCGGCGCTCGTCGTGGGGGAGTGGGAGGGCGTGGCCCACGACGCGTTCGACCGGACGGTCAGCGAGGTGGTCGAGGACCTGGACGAGCTCGCAGAGCGCACCGGGGAGGTCGCGGACCTGCTCGACCGGGCCGCCGTGGCGGTGCGAGAGGCCGAGCTCGTCGTCGCCGACCTCGTCCGCGAGCTCGTCGAGTGGGCCGCAGTGTCCCTCGCGGTCAGCGCGGTGACCGGGCTGGTGACGCTCGGCGCCTCGGCGGCGGCGGGGGCCGCTGCCGCCGCAGCGAAGGCGGGGGTCGTGGGAGCTCGGATCGCCGCCCGCCTGCAGCACCTCGCCGTCGAGCTCCGTCGGATCGAGCGGTTGCTGGACGCCTACCAGTCCTGGGTCAAGTCCCTGGGCCGGGGCAGGAAGCAGCTGGCCCGGGCGGCGGAACGGGCGGCGGTCAAGGTCGTCACGCCGCTGGACGCCGACGTCAGACGCCCGACCCTCCAGCTGGTCGCGATCAGGGCGGAGCAGGAGGGCCTCGCCGAACCGGGCCCGGGGGACCGGCGGGCGCTCAGTCCTGGTTGA
- a CDS encoding succinylglutamate desuccinylase/aspartoacylase family protein, with product MARESFAIGTVRIRPGTIRNLELPITRLVTGADVSLPVRVVHGREDGPTIWVSAAIHGDEVVGVEVIRQVLATLDPKTFRGTLVAVPIVNVLGFMTGDRYLPDRRDLNRSFPGSARGSLAARIAHLFMVEVVAKCEVGLDLHTGSDRRSNLPQIRADLDDPLTRELAEAFAAPVMLHAKIRDGSLRHAARERGAKVLLYEAGEALRLDNYAIDAGVAGVRRVLAALGMTDPVDEPAPGPSVESRTSGWVRARSTGIFHLEVGLGQRVNEGERLGALLDSFGKTLRIVRASWTGIVVGRTEQPLVNSGDALVHIAEVNQD from the coding sequence GTGGCCCGCGAGTCCTTCGCCATCGGCACCGTTCGCATCCGGCCCGGCACGATCCGCAACCTCGAGCTGCCGATCACCCGGCTGGTGACCGGCGCCGACGTGAGCCTGCCGGTCCGGGTCGTGCACGGGCGCGAGGACGGGCCGACGATCTGGGTGAGCGCCGCGATCCACGGCGACGAGGTCGTCGGCGTCGAGGTGATCCGGCAGGTGCTGGCGACGCTCGACCCCAAGACGTTCCGCGGGACGCTGGTCGCCGTACCCATCGTCAACGTCCTCGGCTTCATGACCGGCGACCGCTATCTCCCCGACCGCCGCGACCTCAACCGCTCGTTCCCAGGCTCCGCGCGCGGATCGCTCGCCGCCAGGATCGCCCACCTCTTCATGGTCGAGGTCGTCGCGAAGTGCGAGGTCGGCCTCGACCTGCACACCGGATCGGACCGGCGCTCCAACCTGCCGCAGATCCGCGCCGACCTCGACGACCCGCTGACCCGAGAGCTCGCGGAGGCTTTCGCCGCGCCGGTGATGCTGCACGCGAAGATCCGCGACGGGTCGCTGCGGCACGCAGCCCGGGAGCGGGGGGCGAAGGTGCTGCTCTATGAGGCTGGAGAGGCGCTGCGCCTCGACAACTACGCCATCGACGCAGGCGTCGCGGGCGTACGCCGGGTGCTGGCCGCGCTGGGGATGACGGACCCGGTCGACGAACCGGCGCCCGGCCCCTCGGTCGAGTCGCGAACCAGCGGCTGGGTGCGGGCCCGGAGCACCGGCATCTTCCACCTCGAGGTCGGGCTCGGCCAGCGGGTCAACGAGGGGGAGCGGCTGGGCGCGCTGCTCGACTCCTTCGGCAAGACGCTGCGGATCGTCCGCGCCAGCTGGACCGGCATCGTGGTCGGCCGGACCGAGCAGCCGCTGGTCAACTCCGGAGACGCGCTGGTCCACATCGCCGAGGTCAACCAGGACTGA
- a CDS encoding ATP-dependent zinc protease family protein: protein MAATHPTSPGPVTAGWREWVQLPGHEIDWLKAKLDTGARSSALHAFDVHEFDREGHPWVRFSVHPWQRSDEDAVVVERPVHDTRGVRSSTGHVQQRYVVLLDITLVGRIVTAEVTLASRDQMGFRMLVGREALRQGYLVDARRSYLGGRPRRAVRRRNRGIAS, encoded by the coding sequence GTGGCAGCCACCCATCCAACCAGCCCCGGTCCGGTGACCGCCGGTTGGCGCGAGTGGGTGCAGCTGCCCGGGCACGAGATCGACTGGCTCAAGGCCAAGCTCGACACCGGCGCGCGTTCCAGCGCCCTGCATGCCTTCGACGTCCACGAGTTCGATCGCGAGGGTCATCCGTGGGTTCGGTTCTCGGTCCACCCCTGGCAGCGATCCGACGAGGACGCCGTGGTGGTCGAGCGCCCGGTCCATGACACCCGCGGCGTGCGTTCCTCCACCGGGCACGTGCAGCAGCGCTACGTCGTGCTGCTCGACATCACCCTGGTCGGGCGCATCGTGACGGCCGAGGTGACGTTGGCCAGCCGCGACCAGATGGGCTTCCGGATGCTGGTCGGGCGCGAGGCCCTGCGGCAGGGCTACCTCGTCGACGCCAGGCGCTCCTATCTCGGCGGCCGGCCGCGGCGAGCCGTGCGCCGCCGCAACCGCGGGATTGCCTCCTAG
- a CDS encoding RimK family alpha-L-glutamate ligase, whose product MKLAILSRAPRSYSTQRLRTAALQRGHQVKVLNTLRFAIDLSGDEPDLQFRGKQLSDYDAILPRIGNSITYFGTAVVRQFEQMDVYTPNTAYGISNSRDKLRASQILSKHAIEMPATTFVRDRADVIPAIERVGGAPVVIKLLEGTQGIGVILAPDIKVAEGIIETLQSTRQNVLIQRFVKESRGRDIRALVVGDRVVAAMRRVAKGDEFRSNVHRGGSVEAVELEPAFEEAAVRSAQIMGLRVAGVDMLEGSSGPLVMEVNSSPGLEGIEAATKLDIAGEIIDYIDNQVAFPQIDVRQRLSVSTGYGVAELVVHGDADIVGKNLGDSGLREKDISVLTLHRGTHVIPNPGGTVVLESEDRLLCFGKLEEMRSMIPARRKRSRKVKRLPKHPIQEQA is encoded by the coding sequence GTGAAGCTTGCCATCCTGTCCCGGGCCCCCCGCTCCTACAGCACCCAGCGACTGCGCACTGCGGCCCTCCAGCGGGGCCACCAGGTCAAGGTGCTCAACACCCTCCGCTTCGCGATCGACCTGTCGGGCGACGAGCCCGACCTGCAGTTCCGCGGCAAGCAGCTCTCCGACTACGACGCGATCCTGCCGCGGATCGGCAACTCGATCACCTACTTCGGCACCGCCGTGGTGCGGCAGTTCGAGCAGATGGACGTCTACACGCCCAACACCGCCTACGGGATCTCCAACTCCCGCGACAAGCTGCGGGCCAGCCAGATCCTGTCCAAGCACGCGATCGAGATGCCGGCCACGACGTTCGTCCGCGACCGGGCCGACGTGATCCCGGCGATCGAGCGCGTCGGCGGCGCGCCCGTCGTGATCAAGCTGCTCGAGGGCACCCAGGGCATCGGGGTGATCCTGGCCCCCGACATCAAGGTCGCCGAGGGCATCATCGAGACCTTGCAGAGCACGCGACAGAACGTCCTGATCCAGCGGTTCGTCAAGGAGAGCCGCGGCCGTGACATCCGCGCCCTCGTCGTCGGCGACCGCGTCGTGGCGGCGATGCGGCGCGTGGCCAAGGGCGACGAGTTCCGCTCCAACGTGCACCGGGGCGGCTCCGTGGAGGCGGTCGAGCTCGAGCCGGCGTTCGAGGAGGCGGCGGTGCGCTCCGCGCAGATCATGGGCCTGCGGGTCGCCGGTGTCGACATGCTCGAGGGCAGCTCGGGTCCGCTGGTGATGGAGGTCAACTCCTCGCCCGGCCTGGAGGGCATCGAGGCTGCCACCAAGCTCGACATCGCGGGCGAGATCATCGACTACATCGACAACCAGGTGGCCTTCCCGCAGATCGACGTGCGGCAGCGGCTCAGCGTCTCGACGGGGTATGGCGTCGCGGAGCTCGTCGTCCACGGTGACGCCGACATCGTCGGCAAGAACCTCGGCGACTCGGGCCTGCGAGAGAAGGACATCTCGGTGCTCACGCTGCACCGTGGCACGCACGTCATCCCCAACCCGGGCGGCACCGTCGTGCTCGAGTCGGAGGACCGGCTGCTGTGCTTCGGCAAGCTCGAGGAGATGCGCTCGATGATCCCGGCCCGCCGCAAGCGCAGCCGCAAGGTCAAGCGGCTGCCCAAGCACCCGATCCAGGAACAGGCCTGA
- a CDS encoding DNA polymerase IV — protein sequence MTGTARWVLHVDMDQFLVAVELLRRPELHGLPVIVGGRGDPTERAVVSTASYEARERGVRSGLALKLAVRRCPEAVLLPVDFPVYEAASAQVMATLRAHPGVVVEVLGWDEAFVGVETDDPLTTALEIQAEVLAATRLHCSIGIGDTLVRAKVATDFGKPQGTFFLHRDNWLDVMGHRPTTALWGVGPRIGQRLAAIGIETVAQLAASPDDPLVAAFGPSTGPHIGRLGRGGGRAWPDDTPWVARAHGRETTYQADLLTRDEVAAALGELAGRVVDDLAREGRAATRVHLKVRFAPFFTHTKVRKLGAPTMDPAVLAETALALFDALGDDRPVRLLGVRAEMQPPAGGY from the coding sequence ATGACCGGGACGGCGCGCTGGGTGCTGCACGTCGACATGGACCAGTTCCTGGTCGCCGTCGAGCTGCTCCGCCGCCCCGAGCTCCATGGCCTGCCGGTGATCGTCGGCGGACGCGGCGACCCGACCGAGAGGGCGGTGGTGTCGACGGCGTCCTACGAGGCGCGCGAGCGGGGCGTCCGTTCCGGGCTGGCCCTCAAGCTCGCCGTCCGCCGGTGCCCCGAGGCGGTGCTGCTGCCCGTCGACTTCCCGGTCTACGAGGCCGCCTCGGCGCAGGTGATGGCCACGCTGCGCGCCCACCCCGGCGTCGTGGTCGAGGTCCTCGGCTGGGACGAGGCCTTCGTCGGCGTGGAGACCGACGACCCGCTGACGACCGCGCTCGAGATCCAGGCCGAGGTGCTGGCAGCGACCCGGCTGCACTGCTCGATCGGCATCGGCGACACCCTCGTCCGGGCCAAGGTCGCCACCGACTTCGGCAAGCCGCAGGGCACCTTCTTCCTCCACCGCGACAACTGGCTCGACGTGATGGGGCACCGCCCGACGACCGCGCTGTGGGGAGTCGGCCCCAGGATCGGACAGCGGCTCGCGGCGATCGGGATCGAGACCGTCGCCCAGCTCGCGGCCAGCCCCGACGACCCGTTGGTCGCCGCGTTCGGGCCCAGCACCGGCCCCCACATCGGCCGGCTGGGTCGCGGCGGCGGACGCGCCTGGCCCGACGACACCCCTTGGGTCGCCCGGGCCCACGGCCGCGAGACGACCTACCAGGCCGACCTCCTCACCCGCGACGAGGTCGCCGCCGCCCTGGGCGAGCTCGCCGGCCGGGTGGTCGACGACCTGGCCAGGGAGGGGCGCGCGGCGACCCGGGTCCACCTGAAGGTCCGGTTCGCGCCGTTCTTCACGCACACGAAGGTGCGCAAGCTGGGCGCGCCCACGATGGATCCCGCGGTGCTGGCGGAGACGGCGCTCGCGCTCTTTGACGCGCTCGGTGACGACCGACCCGTCCGGCTGCTGGGGGTGCGCGCAGAGATGCAGCCGCCCGCGGGCGGCTATTGA
- a CDS encoding glycerophosphodiester phosphodiesterase family protein has protein sequence MGEQEERRRRSLGEQWPIRAATPVPEQLSAPMLAAMRYGEDDGPLAIAHRGGVGLGPENTLATFARATALGLRYLETDVQTTRDGDLVCFHDVALRRVTGVEGTVADHSTRSLRRLRVDGSEPIPTLAEAMGSFPATRFAIDLKDEASGRALVSLLVQNPSWAERVCIAGAWSNRLLRVQRAVPDVTTALGWRALTTLIAASRSYARPPARVASGTFAHVPLRLGRVPIYAERIVRRAHALDIRVAVWTVNDQPTMHQLLDAGVDAIITDHPDLLREVLIARGQWAPLAGRRTAPA, from the coding sequence GTGGGCGAGCAGGAGGAGCGTCGTCGACGAAGCCTGGGTGAACAGTGGCCGATCCGGGCCGCGACTCCTGTTCCGGAGCAGCTCTCGGCACCCATGCTGGCTGCCATGAGGTATGGCGAGGACGACGGCCCGCTCGCGATCGCCCACCGCGGCGGCGTCGGGCTCGGCCCGGAGAACACGCTGGCGACCTTCGCGCGGGCCACCGCGCTGGGGCTGCGCTATCTGGAGACCGACGTCCAGACGACCCGCGACGGCGACCTCGTGTGCTTCCACGACGTTGCCCTGCGACGCGTCACCGGGGTCGAGGGCACCGTCGCCGACCACTCGACCCGCTCGCTCCGGCGACTGCGCGTCGACGGCAGCGAACCGATCCCGACGCTCGCCGAGGCGATGGGCTCGTTCCCTGCGACCCGCTTCGCGATCGACCTGAAGGACGAGGCGTCCGGGCGGGCCCTGGTCTCGCTGCTGGTCCAGAACCCGTCGTGGGCCGAGCGGGTCTGCATCGCCGGGGCGTGGTCCAACCGGCTGCTGCGGGTGCAGCGCGCCGTACCGGACGTGACGACCGCTCTCGGGTGGCGAGCCCTGACGACGCTGATCGCCGCCTCGCGCTCCTACGCCCGCCCGCCGGCGCGGGTGGCCTCGGGCACCTTCGCGCACGTGCCGCTGCGCCTGGGCCGGGTGCCGATCTATGCCGAGCGCATCGTCCGCCGCGCCCACGCCCTCGACATCCGCGTCGCGGTGTGGACCGTCAACGACCAGCCCACGATGCACCAGCTCCTCGACGCCGGGGTGGACGCGATCATCACCGACCACCCCGACCTGCTGCGCGAGGTGCTGATCGCCCGCGGACAGTGGGCTCCGCTCGCCGGTCGGCGCACCGCCCCCGCGTGA